From the Mustelus asterias chromosome 22, sMusAst1.hap1.1, whole genome shotgun sequence genome, one window contains:
- the LOC144510232 gene encoding homeobox protein Nkx-3.1-like encodes MAIYRKPFTSFLIQDILSLQENSPAGFQRAVPEKPDLWPGRCREGAGERGTTSGADPASGLTSGAAPGERAAQLEAGCTQSISASHERANIPTRVSRTPRKKRSRAAFSHAQVLELERRFDSQRYLSAPERADLAATLKLTETQIKIWFQNRRYKTKRKILAANHNCAGLNERPATSRAPLIPSYQSYRYYPFLYCLGSFPAPLC; translated from the exons ATGGCCATCTACAGAAaacccttcacatctttcctcatcCAGGACATCCTGTCGCTGCAGGAGAATTCGCCAGCTGGCTTTCAGAGAGCTGTCCCGGAGAAGCCAGACCTGTGGCCAGGCAGGtgcagagagggggcaggagagaggggCACCACCTCTGGGGCAGATCCAGCCTCTGGCCTCACCTCTGGAGCAGCCCCGGGCGAGAGAGCAGCACAGCTGGAAG CAGGATGCACTCAGTCAATCAGTGCCAGCCATGAGAGGGCCAACATCCCCACCAGAGTGTCGCGGACCCCCAGGAAGAAGCGTTCTCGGGCAGCATTCTCACACGCCCAGGTACTGGAACTGGAGCGAAGGTTTGATAGTCAGAGGTACCTGTCGGCCCCAGAGAGAGCTGACCTGGCTGCAACCCTGAAACTGACCGAGACGCAGATCAAGATTTGGTTCCAGAATCGACGGTACAAGACCAAGAGGAAGATCCTGGCTGCCAACCACAACTGTGCTGGGCTGAATGAGCGGCCAGCGACTTCCCGAGCACCCTTAATACCAAGCTACCAAAGTTACCGCTACTACCCCTTCTTATACTGTCTGGGATCTTTCCCAGCTCCTCTCTGCTAG